A window of the Lactuca sativa cultivar Salinas chromosome 5, Lsat_Salinas_v11, whole genome shotgun sequence genome harbors these coding sequences:
- the LOC111886598 gene encoding uncharacterized protein LOC111886598 isoform X1, which produces MLSLHSNFSVIGKTSQLMRIGKHQSPVVAFSSSSRLHQQSLRYAVLGAGFAGLSVAWHLLEHSPIELHISIDVLDEVGIGGGASGVSGGLLHPYSPKVKPLWRAAECWEESLKLLRIAETAIQTKESSFNNGEIAHSSYEFIARRRGILRPAVSLKNMSIMNENAQNSLASCRIQSINEDAAQILMPNICVPSNLAFHMQGAINIHPQPYLEALYVACEALARDMSSVGPGEKDINFHKKSIDNLLQLEGEYDAVIVCLGARSTFLPELSGRLPLRTCRGVTAHFHLPENIGEEIPEHSPSILSDAWLAIQNPRNLHVGSTWDWKSCNYSQKVSMEEASRALEELLPKASAVYPSLRKWVFHGASAGLRAMPPLTGNGSLPLLGRIDDFITQNHSSKFWLFSGLGSRGLLYHAWLGKLMAQAVISCDEGVIPQEFTSWRPKL; this is translated from the exons ATGCTGTCTTTGCATTCAAATTTTTCGGTAATAGGCAAAACCTCACAACTTATGCGTATTGGAAAACACCAATCTCCGGTGGTGGCTTTTTCTTCTTCCTCTCGTCTTCATCAACAGTCTCTCAG ATATGCTGTACTTGGTGCGGGGTTTGCTGGATTATCAGTAGCATGGCACTTGCTGGAA CATAGTCCTATCGAGTTGCACATTTCCATAGATGTTCTTGATGAGGTTGGAATTGGGGGTGGTGCTTCTGGAGTGTCTGGAGGACTCCTTCATCCTTATTCTCCTAAAG TTAAGCCTTTATGGAGGGCAGCTGAGTGCTGGGAAGAGAGTTTAAAGCTTTTAAGAATTGCTGAAACAGCAATACAGACCAAGGAATCAAGCTTCAACAATGGAGAAATTGCTCATAGTTCTTATGAATTTATTGCACGAAGAAG GGGTATCCTTAGACCAGCAGTCAGCTTGAAGAACATGAGCATAATGAATGAA AATGCTCAGAACTCCCTTGCCAGTTGCAGAATACAGTCTATCAATGAAGATGCAGCCCAGATATTAATGCCTAACATATGTGTACCTTCCAATTTGGCCTTTCATATGCAAGGTGCTATAAATATACATCCCCAACCCTATCTTGAG GCCCTATACGTAGCTTGTGAAGCTCTAGCTAGAGACATGTCCAGTGTGGGCCCCGGTGAAAAAGATATAAACTTTCACAAGAAATCTATTGACAATCTCCTTCAACTAGAAG GGGAATATGATGCAGTTATCGTATGTCTGGGCGCCAGATCCACTTTCCTTCCAGAACTTTCCGGAAGGCTGCCATTGAGGACTTGCAGAGGTGTCACTGCCCACTTCCATCTGCCTGAAAACATCgg AGAAGAAATCCCTGAACATAGCCCCTCGATTTTATCAGACGCATGGCTTGCGATCCAGAATCCACGAAATTTACATGTGGGGTCCACATGGGACTGGAAATCTTGCAACTATTCACAGAAAGTGTCGATGGAAGAAGCTTCTAGAGCTTTGGAAGAACTTTTACCTAAAGCATCTGCGGTATATCCGAGCTTAAGAAAATGGGTTTTTCATGGAGCATCCGCGGGCCTAAGAGCAATGCCACCTCTCACAGGTAACGGATCTCTTCCACTTTTAGGGCGTATAGATGATTTCATCACTCAAAATCATTCGAGTAAATTCTGGTTATTTTCAGGCCTCGGATCTCGAGGTCTTTTGTATCATGCTTGGCTCGGGAAATTAATGGCACAAGCTGTAATTTCTTGTGATGAGGGTGTAATACCCCAAGAATTCACCTCATGGAGACCAAAGTTATGA
- the LOC111886598 gene encoding uncharacterized protein LOC111886598 isoform X3, which yields MLSLHSNFSVIGKTSQLMRIGKHQSPVVAFSSSSRLHQQSLRYAVLGAGFAGLSVAWHLLEHSPIELHISIDVLDEVGIGGGASGVSGGLLHPYSPKVKPLWRAAECWEESLKLLRIAETAIQTKESSFNNGEIAHSSYEFIARRRGILRPAVSLKNMSIMNENAQNSLASCRIQSINEDAAQILMPNICVPSNLAFHMQGAINIHPQPYLEALYVACEALARDMSSVGPGEKDINFHKKSIDNLLQLEGEYDAVIVCLGARSTFLPELSGRLPLRTCRGVTAHFHLPENIGEEIPEHSPSILSDAWLAIQNPRNLHVGSTWDWKSCNYSQKVSMEEASRALEELLPKASAVYPSLRKWVFHGASAGLRAMPPLTGA from the exons ATGCTGTCTTTGCATTCAAATTTTTCGGTAATAGGCAAAACCTCACAACTTATGCGTATTGGAAAACACCAATCTCCGGTGGTGGCTTTTTCTTCTTCCTCTCGTCTTCATCAACAGTCTCTCAG ATATGCTGTACTTGGTGCGGGGTTTGCTGGATTATCAGTAGCATGGCACTTGCTGGAA CATAGTCCTATCGAGTTGCACATTTCCATAGATGTTCTTGATGAGGTTGGAATTGGGGGTGGTGCTTCTGGAGTGTCTGGAGGACTCCTTCATCCTTATTCTCCTAAAG TTAAGCCTTTATGGAGGGCAGCTGAGTGCTGGGAAGAGAGTTTAAAGCTTTTAAGAATTGCTGAAACAGCAATACAGACCAAGGAATCAAGCTTCAACAATGGAGAAATTGCTCATAGTTCTTATGAATTTATTGCACGAAGAAG GGGTATCCTTAGACCAGCAGTCAGCTTGAAGAACATGAGCATAATGAATGAA AATGCTCAGAACTCCCTTGCCAGTTGCAGAATACAGTCTATCAATGAAGATGCAGCCCAGATATTAATGCCTAACATATGTGTACCTTCCAATTTGGCCTTTCATATGCAAGGTGCTATAAATATACATCCCCAACCCTATCTTGAG GCCCTATACGTAGCTTGTGAAGCTCTAGCTAGAGACATGTCCAGTGTGGGCCCCGGTGAAAAAGATATAAACTTTCACAAGAAATCTATTGACAATCTCCTTCAACTAGAAG GGGAATATGATGCAGTTATCGTATGTCTGGGCGCCAGATCCACTTTCCTTCCAGAACTTTCCGGAAGGCTGCCATTGAGGACTTGCAGAGGTGTCACTGCCCACTTCCATCTGCCTGAAAACATCgg AGAAGAAATCCCTGAACATAGCCCCTCGATTTTATCAGACGCATGGCTTGCGATCCAGAATCCACGAAATTTACATGTGGGGTCCACATGGGACTGGAAATCTTGCAACTATTCACAGAAAGTGTCGATGGAAGAAGCTTCTAGAGCTTTGGAAGAACTTTTACCTAAAGCATCTGCGGTATATCCGAGCTTAAGAAAATGGGTTTTTCATGGAGCATCCGCGGGCCTAAGAGCAATGCCACCTCTCACAG
- the LOC111886598 gene encoding uncharacterized protein LOC111886598 isoform X2: MLSLHSNFSVIGKTSQLMRIGKHQSPVVAFSSSSRLHQQSLRYAVLGAGFAGLSVAWHLLEHSPIELHISIDVLDEVGIGGGASGVSGGLLHPYSPKVKPLWRAAECWEESLKLLRIAETAIQTKESSFNNGEIAHSSYEFIARRRGILRPAVSLKNMSIMNENAQNSLASCRIQSINEDAAQILMPNICVPSNLAFHMQGAINIHPQPYLEALYVACEALARDMSSVGPGEKDINFHKKSIDNLLQLEGEYDAVIVCLGARSTFLPELSGRLPLRTCRGVTAHFHLPENIGEEIPEHSPSILSDAWLAIQNPRNLHVGSTWDWKSCNYSQKVSMEEASRALEELLPKASAVYPSLRKWVFHGASAGLRAMPPLTGTSNDRKKAPT; encoded by the exons ATGCTGTCTTTGCATTCAAATTTTTCGGTAATAGGCAAAACCTCACAACTTATGCGTATTGGAAAACACCAATCTCCGGTGGTGGCTTTTTCTTCTTCCTCTCGTCTTCATCAACAGTCTCTCAG ATATGCTGTACTTGGTGCGGGGTTTGCTGGATTATCAGTAGCATGGCACTTGCTGGAA CATAGTCCTATCGAGTTGCACATTTCCATAGATGTTCTTGATGAGGTTGGAATTGGGGGTGGTGCTTCTGGAGTGTCTGGAGGACTCCTTCATCCTTATTCTCCTAAAG TTAAGCCTTTATGGAGGGCAGCTGAGTGCTGGGAAGAGAGTTTAAAGCTTTTAAGAATTGCTGAAACAGCAATACAGACCAAGGAATCAAGCTTCAACAATGGAGAAATTGCTCATAGTTCTTATGAATTTATTGCACGAAGAAG GGGTATCCTTAGACCAGCAGTCAGCTTGAAGAACATGAGCATAATGAATGAA AATGCTCAGAACTCCCTTGCCAGTTGCAGAATACAGTCTATCAATGAAGATGCAGCCCAGATATTAATGCCTAACATATGTGTACCTTCCAATTTGGCCTTTCATATGCAAGGTGCTATAAATATACATCCCCAACCCTATCTTGAG GCCCTATACGTAGCTTGTGAAGCTCTAGCTAGAGACATGTCCAGTGTGGGCCCCGGTGAAAAAGATATAAACTTTCACAAGAAATCTATTGACAATCTCCTTCAACTAGAAG GGGAATATGATGCAGTTATCGTATGTCTGGGCGCCAGATCCACTTTCCTTCCAGAACTTTCCGGAAGGCTGCCATTGAGGACTTGCAGAGGTGTCACTGCCCACTTCCATCTGCCTGAAAACATCgg AGAAGAAATCCCTGAACATAGCCCCTCGATTTTATCAGACGCATGGCTTGCGATCCAGAATCCACGAAATTTACATGTGGGGTCCACATGGGACTGGAAATCTTGCAACTATTCACAGAAAGTGTCGATGGAAGAAGCTTCTAGAGCTTTGGAAGAACTTTTACCTAAAGCATCTGCGGTATATCCGAGCTTAAGAAAATGGGTTTTTCATGGAGCATCCGCGGGCCTAAGAGCAATGCCACCTCTCACAG
- the LOC111886616 gene encoding dicer-like protein 4 has protein sequence MGHISENINVMGAFEAMSIGSTIFNGGNEEDEGSTMSETQLQQTGKDPRRIARGYQIELCQKALMENIIVYLETGCGKTHIAVLLIYEIKRQMNKSQKEICIFLAPTVALVEQQAKVIKDSLDVEVGIYCGSSNRLKGHHDWEKELEQHEVFVMTPQILLHNLSHCFIRIEHIALLIFDECHYAQVESNHPYAEIMKVFYKPGVAKLPRIFGMTASPIFGKGASIGSLETLLHAKVYTVEAREELDRFVSSPKVNVYYYGTTISNSLSPHVTYSARLETIKAECMLALITKIEDPSILKNTKKALQRLHGNLLFCLENLGLWGALQACRILLKGDLVERNEVIEVNEECSDDILCGSFLSQVASYFTSECKKDYPIEANCMEADLSSVEALKVPDFSWKLLRLIQILSNFRAIPDMKCIIFVNRIITARSLAYVLQQLRFLSAWRCSYLVGVHSGLRNISRKSTNAILEKFRSGELNLLVATKVGEEGLDIQTCCLVIRFDLPETVASFIQSRGRARMPQSEYAFLVDRGNQKEMNLIQNFTKDEANMNNQISSRSSTVKYVDFEEKTYTVDSTGATISSGSSVSLLHRYCSKLPHDEFFNPKPRLYFFDDAEGTVCYIILPANAPIHQIISLPQPSREAAKKDACLKACQQLHQLGALTNYLLPDDEVDEDTQDSSDSDSDSDEEDNSRRELHEMLVPSALREPWIKSKRTMIRLNSYFIKFSPSPADRLYKDFGLFLKAPIPQEAERMKLDLHLAKGRSVLTEIVPCGASTFNNNEIVLAERFQEMWLKAIVDKSDFASNFVPLGKDDVSNSVSTFYLMLPVTVDRGGSMSVDWKLITRCLSSPIFKSPRDIAFDQHQPFCLDDCLYLANGPTRIDDIVNSLAYVPCKDTFFFVSDVLHDKDAFNLFKEDTNYVDHYAEVFGIKMSHPNQPLLKAKQLFRLDNLLRKRGNAEPREKEEHFVEIPPEICVVKILGFSKDIGSSLSLLPSIVHRLESFLVAIELRHRLSSSFPEGSQVSADRIFEAITTERCNERFSLERLEVLGDAFLKFAVGRHLFLLNHALDEGQLTRKRSNMVNNSHLFKLALSNNLHVYVRDQPFEPFHFYPLGRRCSKICTEATRVSIHSSHESNLTTGVTTEVRCNKGHHWLQKKTVADVVEALVGAFIVDSGFKAAIAFLKWIGIPVDFKDSHVADICASSAIFTALSDQIDIPTLESLLGYRFHHKGLLLQAFLHPSYHNNYGGCYQRLEFLGDAVLDYLITSYLYSVYPNLKPGQLTDLRSLSVNNNSFAGIAVNRSFYTYMLCDSNSLVMSVDKYAKFFKTSASKNGVVETVSCPKALGDLVESCVGAILLDSGFDLDVVWNIMISFLDPVMKFSALQLNPVRELQELCQYYNWELTFPSLKKDGAFTVEAIVDGIGVSDTASATNFNKKTAKRIACQKLYLSLKDKGYKTKVKSLEEILKSSKKMEAKLIGYDEIPTDIDVSRANQAVDLNSDKVRNIPIEGHSRHLNSSVKSSSSIRRLSQPTPQRSPSSSDVSDSNSQAPSGDGVKKSSAKSHLYEICAINCWKPPLFECFQEMGPAHLKQFAFKVTVIIEEASNTVLECVGDHRTKKKDAAEFAAQGVIWYLKQVGYLQN, from the exons ATGGGGCACATTAGCGAGAACATTAATGTCATGGGAGCATTCGAAGCGATGTCGATCGGCAGCACAATTTTTAATGGGGGAAACGAAGAAGACGAGGGATCGACTATGTCGGAAACCCAATTGCAGCAAACCGGAAAGGATCCGAGAAGAATTGCGAGAGG TTACCAGATTGAATTATGTCAAAAGGCTTTAATGGAGAACATTATAGTGTATTTAGAAACAGGTTGTGGCAAAACCCACATTGCTGTTTTACTTATTTATGAGATCAAACGCCAGATGAATAAGTCCCAAAAGGAGATATGCATTTTTCTTGCTCCCACTGTGGCTCTTGTTGAACAA CAAGCCAAGGTTATAAAAGATTCTTTAGATGTAGAAGTTGGAATCTATTGTGGGAGTTCTAATCGTTTGAAGGGTCATCATGATTGGGAGAAGGAATTGGAACAACACGAG GTCTTTGTTATGACCCCACAAATCTTGTTGCATAATTTATCACACTGCTTCATTAGGATTGAGCACATTGCCCTTCTTATATTTGATGAGTGCCATTATGCACAAGTTGAAAGCAATCATCCTTATGCTGAAATCATGAAG GTATTTTACAAACCAGGTGTTGCTAAACTTCCGCGTATATTTGGCATGACTGCATCACCAATATTTGGAAAAG GTGCTTCAATTGGTAGTCTTGAGACCTTACTTCATGCCAAG GTTTATACTGTTGAAGCTAGGGAAGAGCTAGATCGATTTGTGTCATCCCCTAAAGTTAATGTCTACTATTATGGCACTACCATAAGCAATTCATTAAGCCCTCATGTTACTTATTCTGCAAGACTTGAAACAATAAAGGCCGAG TGTATGTTAGCTTTGATCACGAAGATCGAGGATCCTTCTATTCTTAAGAACACCAAAAAGGCACTTCAACGTCTTCATGGAAATctgttgttttgtcttgaaaatctTGGCCTTTGGGGAGCATTACAA GCATGTCGGATTTTATTGAAAGGAGATCTGGTTGAGAGAAATGAAGTTATCGAGGTAAATGAGGAATGTAGTGATGATATTCTATGTGGAAGTTTTCTATCACAAGTTGCTTCATACTTCACTTCCGAATGCAAAAAAG ATTACCCTATTGAAGCAAACTGCATGGAAGCTGATTTATCATCCGTGGAGGCTTTGAAAGTTCCGGATTTCTCTTGGAAGCTCTTACGACTTATCCAAATTCTTTCCAATTTTAG GGCAATACCAGACATGAAATGTATAATATTTGTGAATAGAATCATAACCGCTAGATCGTTAGCATATGTCCTTCAACAACTTAGGTTTTTGTCCGCATGGAGGTGTAGTTACCTTGTTGGGGTCCACTCAGGGCTCAGAAATATTTCACGAAAAAGCACAAACGCCATTTTAGAGAAGTTTCGTTCTGGTGAG TTGAATTTGTTAGTAGCAACAAAAGTGGGAGAGGAAGGGCTTGATATCCAAACATGTTGTCTTGTTATAAGATTTGATCTTCCGGAAACCGTTGCTAGTTTTATACAATCAAGAGGTCGTGCACGCATGCCACAATCTGAATACGCCTTTTTGGTAGATAG GGGGAACCAAAAAGAGATGAATTTGATACAGAACTTCACCAAGGATGAAGCCAATATGAACAATCAAATATCTTCACGATCATCAACTGTGAAATATGTTGATTTTGAGGAGAAAACATATACAGTTGATTCAACTGGTGCCACCATTAGTTCAGGATCTAGTGTCTCGTTACTTCACCGATATTGCTCCAAACTCCCACATGATGA ATTCTTCAACCCTAAGCCACGGCTATATTTCTTTGATGACGCGGAGGGAACGGTTTGTTACATAATTCTTCCTGCAAATGCCCCTATCCACCAAATCATAAGTTTGCCTCAACCATCTCGTGAAGCTGCAAAAAAAGACGCCTGTTTAAAAGCATGCCAACAGTTGCATCAATTGGGTGCCTTAACCAACTACCTCTTACCCGATGATGAAGTTGATGAAGACACCCAAGATTCTTCTGATTCTGATTCCGATTCCGATGAGG AGGATAACTCACGAAGAGAGCTCCATGAGATGCTTGTTCCCTCTGCTCTTCGAGAACCCTGGATTAAATCCAAACGTACAATGATTCGTCTCAACTCCTACTTTATAAAATTTAGCCCTTCTCCTGCTGATAGACTTTATAAAGATTTTGGTCTTTTTTTAAAAGCACCAATCCCTCAAGAGGCTGAAAGAATGAAACTTGATCTTCATTTGGCTAAGGGTCGATCTGTCTTGACGGAAATCGTGCCATGTGGCGCTTCCACATTCAACAACAACGAG ATTGTGTTAGCGGAGAGGTTCCAAGAGATGTGGCTAAAGGCGATAGTGGACAAGTCGGATTTTGCTTCCAATTTTGTCCCTTTAGGaaaagatgatgtcagcaattcCGTCTCGACATTCTACTTAATGCTACCTGTGACTGTTGACCGAGGAGGATCGATGAGTGTTGACTGGAAGCTGATTACAAGATGTTTATCATCACCGATTTTTAAATCTCCACGAGATATTGCGTTTGATCAACATCAACCTTTTTGTTTGGATGATTGTTTGTATCTTGCAAATGGGCCCACACGGATTGATGACATAGTGAATAGTTTGGCTTATGTTCCATGCAAAGATACGTTTTTCTTTGTCTCGGATGTTCTTCATGACAAGGACGCGTTCAATCTTTTTAAAGAAGACACAAATTATGTTGACCACTATGCGGAAGT ATTCGGTATCAAAATGTCGCACCCCAACCAACCTCTTTTAAAAGCCAAACAACTCTTTCGATTGGACAACTTGTTGAGGAAGAGAGGGAATGCTG AGCCACGAGAAAAGGAGGAGCATTTCGTAGAGATACCTCCTGAAATATGTGTTGTGAAAATTCTTGGTTTTTCAAAGGACATTGGAAGTTCATTGTCATTATTGCCTTCAATTGTACACCGATTGGAAAGCTTTCTTGTTGCAATTGAACTGAGGCATAGGCTGTCTTCTTCATTCCCAGAAGGCTCACAAGTTTCTGCAGATCGT ATTTTTGAAGCAATTACTACAGAGAGATGCAATGAACGGTTTTCTCTTGAAAGACTTGAAGTGTTAGGTGATGCGTTTCTCAAATTTGCAGTTGGTAGACACCTCTTTTTGTTGAATCATGCCCTTGATGAAGGACAACTTACAAGAAAACGTTCCAATATGGTTAACAATTCTCATTTATTCAAGCTTGCATTATCCAACAATCTGCAT GTTTACGTACGTGATCAACCATTCGAGCCTTTCCATTTCTACCCTTTGGGTCGAAGATGTTCGAAAATATGCACAGAAGCCACAAGAGTCAGCATCCATTCTTCACATGAGAGCAATTTAACCACAGGTGTAACCACTGAAGTTAGATGCAATAAAGGTCATCATTGGTTACAAAAGAAAACCGTTGCAGATGTTGTGGAAGCTCTTGTTGGAGCTTTTATAGTTGATAGTGGTTTTAAAGCTGCAATTGCTTTTCTTAAGTGGATTGGTATCCCAGTGGACTTCAAAGACTCTCATGTTGCTGATATTTGTGCTTCCAGTGCTATCTTTACTGCACTCAGTGACCAAATTGACATTCCTACCCTTGAAAGTCTTTTAGGGTATCGCTTTCATCATAAAGGTCTTCTCTTACAGGCCTTCTTACATCCATCTTACCATAACAATTACGGTGGTTGCTATCAG AGATTGGAGTTTCTTGGAGATGCTGTATTGGATTACTTGATCACCTCTTATCTTTATTCGGTATACCCAAACTTGAAACCCGGTCAACTCACCGATTTAAGATCCCTTTCAGTCAACAATAATTCATTTGCGGGTATTGCTGTAAATCGATCTTTCTACACATATATGCTATGTGATTCCAATAGTCTTGTCATGTCTGTGGATAAATATGCCAAATTTTTCAAGACTTCTGCATCAAAAAACGGTGTAGTAGAAACCGTTTCATGTCCTAAG gcTCTTGGTGATTTGGTGGAGTCTTGTGTTGGAGCCATTCTACTTGATTCAGGGTTTGATTTGGATGTGGTTTGGAACATAATGATCTCGTTTCTTGATCCTGTGATGAAATTTTCCGCCTTGCAGCTTAATCCCGTTAGAGAACTTCAAGAACTTTGTCAATATTATAATTGGGAATTGACGTTTCCGTCCCTAAAGAAAGACGGGGCGTTTACGGTTGAAGCAATCGTTGATGGAATTGGAGTTAGTGACACTGCTTCTGCtacaaattttaataaaaaaaccgCCAAGAGAATCGCGTGTCAGAAACTGTATTTGTCGTTGAAG GACAAAGGTTATAAGACGAAAGTGAAGTCGTTAGAGGAAATCTTGAAATCGAGTAAAAAAATGGAGGCGAAACTGATTGGATACGATGAAATCCCGACAGATATTGATGTTTCACGTGCCAATCAAGCTGTGGACTTGAACTCGGATAAAGTTAGGAATATTCCCATAGAAGGGCATTCTCGTCATTTAAATTCTTCAGTTAAAAGCAGTAGCAGTATTAGACGGTTGTCACAGCCCACGCCTCAAAGAAGCCCTTCATCCTCAGACGTCAGTGATAGCAATTCACAAGCTCCTTcag GTGACGGGGTGAAGAAATCATCGGCAAAATCACATTTATACGAAATTTGTGCTATCAACTGTTGGAAACCACCTTTGTTTGAATGTTTCCAAGAAATGGGACCCGCCCACCTCAAACA GTTTGCATTCAAAGTGACAGTGATAATTGAAGAAGCCTCTAATACAGTCTTGGAGTGTGTAGGAGATCATCGCACTAAAAAGAAAGATGCGGCTGAGTTTGCAGCTCAAGGGGTAATTTGGTACTTAAAGCAAGTCGGGTATTTACAAAATTAG